Sequence from the Pseudomonadota bacterium genome:
GCGGGTCACCCGGCGGAGCAAGCGGGCGGGGCGCACCGCCTACACGGGCGAGGTGGTCAGCGTCCTGGAGCGCGCCTCGACCCGGGAGGTCGGCACCCTGTCACTGGTCGACGGCGTCTGGCTCGTCGTGCCGGACGGCCGCCGCTTCACCGCGCCCATCGCCGTGGGCGACGTCCCGGTCGAGCACCGGCGGGAGGGGCTCAAGGTGGTGGTCGACATCGTCCGCTTCCCGGACGGCGCCGGCCCAGCGTGGGGCGTCATCGCCGACGTCCTCGGCCCGTCCGGCGCGCCCGAGGCGGAGATCCTCTCGATCGCCCGCGCCCACGGGTTCGACACCGTCTTCCCAGAGGCGGTGCTCGACGAGGCCCGCGCCGCGGCCCGGGACTTCGCGCCGGAGGCGGCGGCGGACAGGGAGGATCTCACCGGGCTCGCGATCGCGACGATCGATCCCACCGACGCCCGGGACTACGACGACGCCATCAGCGTCGAGCGGCGGCAGGGCGGCGCGATCCGGCTCGGCGTGCACATCGCCGACGTCTCCCACTTCGTCGTTCCCGAGATCGGAAGAGCACAC
This genomic interval carries:
- a CDS encoding RNB domain-containing ribonuclease; translated protein: MKKKIIQEDIKQFIEQSGGKPVRPRKLARLMGISEDQYGDFRTAYKDLREAGRVVLGSPAALAPLAAPVEMHGRFRAHPRGFGFVTPDDPTFAADLFVPEGATKGALTGDKVVARVTRRSKRAGRTAYTGEVVSVLERASTREVGTLSLVDGVWLVVPDGRRFTAPIAVGDVPVEHRREGLKVVVDIVRFPDGAGPAWGVIADVLGPSGAPEAEILSIARAHGFDTVFPEAVLDEARAAARDFAPEAAADREDLTGLAIATIDPTDARDYDDAISVERRQGGAIRLGVHIADVSHFVVPEIGRAH